The following is a genomic window from Streptomyces chrestomyceticus JCM 4735.
TCGTCGGCGACCTGCTGCACAGTCCCGCGCAGATCCTCGCGCCGGACGCCAACAGTTGCTTCTGCGAGGACCCCGCGGGCGCCCGCGCCACCCGGCGCAAGGTGCTGGGACAGGCGGCCGACACCAACACACTCGTCATCCCCGCGCACCTGGGCGGACACGGTGCCGCGGAGGTGGTGCGCGACGGAAGCGCGTTCGCCATCAAGGGATGGGCTCCGTTCACGCCGTACACCGAGCAGGACTGAGCGCCAGGAGGGACCGGAGAAATCACCCGGACCACATACACCGAAGCGACCGAAGGCACCTGAGAGACATGTCTCTGCACCACCCCCACCACCACCCGGCCCCCGTCGTGACCACCGCCCAGGGAGCGGTCCGCGGCCTGCGCCAGGACGGCAGCGCCGTCTTCATGAACATTCCCTACGCCGCCCCTCCGGTGGGCCCCGGCCGGTTCGCGCCGCCGCGCCCGCACGCCCCCTGGGACGGCGTACGGGACGCCACCATGCCGGGCCCCAACGCGCCGCAGTCCGCGCGTGACCTGGGCAACCTGGACATGACGCCCTACTTCGGCGCCGGCTGGAGCCGCGGGGAGGATTACCTCACCGTCACCGTCCGGACGCCGCAGGACGCGGACGGCGGCCTGCCCGTCATGGTGTTCGTCCACGGCGGCGGGTTCGTCGCCGGATCGACGCGGTCCGCCTTGTACGACGGCGCCGGCTTCGCCCGCGACGGCGTCGTCCTCGTCACCCTGAACTACCGGCTCGGCATCGCGGGCTTCCTGGACCTCCCCGGGGCCCCCGCCAACCGCGGCCTCCTCGACGTCGTCGCCGCGCTGCGCTGGGTACGCGAGAACATCGCCGCCTTCGGTGGCGACCCCGACCGGGTCACCCTCTTCGGCCAGTCCGCCGGGGCCACCATCGTCGGGGGCGTGCTCGCCGCCCCGGAGGCCGCGGGCCTCGTCCGCCGGGCGATCGTCCAGAGCGGCAGCGGGCTGGGGGCCTTCAGCACCGAGCAGGCCGCCCGCGTCACCCGGGCGGCCGCCGCGGACCTGGGCGTCCAGCCGCACGCCGACGCCTTCGCGGACCTCGACGACGCCCGGCTGGTCGAGACCGCGGCCCGGCTGGCGGACATCCGCCTGCGGACCGCCACCCACCGCGACCCGCTGCTCGGCCTCAGCCCGTTCAGCCTGGTCCTGGACACCCAGCCGGCCGCGGCGGTCGCCGCGGGGGCCGCTTCCGACGTGGACCTGCTCATCGGAACCAACGCCGAGGAGGGGAACCTCTACCTGGCTCCGGTCGGCCGGTACACCACCTCGACCGGAACAGACGTCGACGCGGTGGCAGCCGATGCGCACCCGGACCCGGCGCGGCTCGTCCGGACGTACCGGACGACGCGTCCCGGGGCGTCCGCCGGGGCGCTGCGGTCCGCCGTCATGGGCGACGCGCTGTTCGGCGCGGGCACCTGGGCCCTGGCCTCCGCGCACGCCGCCCACCAGGAGTCCGCCACCTTCGGGTACGAGTTCGCGTGGCGCTCCCGGGCGCTGGACGGAACGCTGGGCGCCGCCCACGCCGTGGAGCTCCCCTTCGTCTTCGACCGTACGGACCTGCCCGGACTGCGCGGGCCCGGTGGCCTGCTCGGCCCCGGCGCGCCGCCCGCGGACCTCGCCGCCCGGATGCACCGGAGCTGGGTCCGGTTCGCCGCGACCGGCAGCCCCGGCTGGGACCCGTACGACACCGGGCGCCGGACCACGATGCGCATCGACGCCGAGTGGACCCTGACCGACGATCCGCGCGCCCCGGAGCGACGGGTCTGGGCGGCCTGACGCAGCGCCCGGCACCCGGCGTACCTCACCGTCCGTACCTCGGCGCCCCGCACCTCTCCTCTTCCCCAAATTCGCACAAAGAAACGAACCCTCCCCATCGGGCGTCACCGCCGGAAAACCCCAGGCAGGCGCGGGTGCACCGGCCCCGGAACCACACCGTTCCGGGCCGGAGCCCTCGCGCACCGGCACCGCCGCGACGAGAATGTGCCCTTGAGTGCACCGCCCGCACCCGCTTAGGTGGAGGGCGGCAATTCCGCCGTCGGACGGCAGCCGTCGTCCCGATCCGAGGGAGTTGGAGCCCATGCCCGCACGGCCGGCGGTCACGGAGGCGGAGCTCGAGGCCCACCTGCGTGGCATCTGCTTCAAGACCGGACCACCCCGCCGCCTGGGTGTCGAGATCGAGTGGCTGGTCCACGACGCCCACAACCCCCGATGTCCCGTCGACCCCGTACGACACCGCGAAGCGGCCACCGCACTGCGTGCCCTCCCCCTGCGGTCGGCCCTCACCTTCGAACCCGGCGGACAGCTTGAGCTCAGCTCGCTGCCCGCCACGTCCCTCACCGCGTGCATCGAAGCCGTCTCGGCCGACCTGGCCCTGGTCCGCCCCGCGATGCGGGAGCTGGGCCTCGGTATGGCGGGCCACGGCCACAATCCCTGGCACCCCCCGCGGCGGGTGCTCACCGAACCCCGCTACAACGCCATGGAGGCGTACTTCGACCGCTGGGGCGACGCGGGCAGATCCATGATGTGCGGCACCGCGTCCGTACAGGTCTGCCTGGACGCCGGCCACGAGGAGCCAGGCCCGCTCGGGCTCGGCCGCCGCTGGCGGCTGGCCCACCTGCTGGGCGCGGTCCTGCTCGCCGCCTTCGCCAACTCGCCCGTCAGCGAGGGCTGCCCGACCGGCTACCGCTCCACCCGCCAGGTGGTGTGGTCCCAGATGGACCCGGCCCGCACCCTCGCCCCGTCCGACGGCCCCGACCCGCGTGCCGCCTGGGCCGGTTACGTCCTGGACGCGCCCGTGATGTGCGTCCGCAGCGACGACGGCCCGTGGGACGCGCCCGAGGGGCTGACGTTCCGCGACTGGGTCCGTACGGGCGCGCCGCGCCCGCCGACCCAGGAGGACCTCGACTACCACGTCACCACGCTCTTCCCGCCCGTACGGCCGCGCGGGCACCTGGAGCTGCGCATGATCGACGCGCAGCCGGGGGACGGCGGCTGGATCGTGCCGCTGGCCGTCACGGCCGCGCTGTTCGACGACCCGGAGGCCGCCGAGAGCGCGTACCGCGTGGTCAAACCCCTCGCCGAGACGGCCGGCTCCCGTCCGGCACCGCGCAACCCGCTGTGGCGGCACGCCACCCGGGGCGCACTGACCGACCCCGAGCTGCGGGCCGCCGCGCTGGCCTGCTTCACCATCGCGCAGGAGGCACTGCCCCGGCTGGGCGCCCCGGCCGAGGTGCGCGAAGCGGTCGCCGGCTTCACCGAACGCTACGTGGCACGGGGCCGCTGCCCGGCGGACGACCTGCTGGACGGGGCGTACGGGGACGAGGTGTACGCGCACGGGGCGTGCGCGGGCGAGCCCGTACCGGCCGCGGCCCCGCCCGGACCGGCGGAAGCGGCGGAACCGGCGGGCACCGCACCGGCACCGCCGGAACCGGTCCCCCGGCCGCCGGCCGCGCCACCCGTCGGTACGGCGGACGCCCCGCACGAGGACGAGCTCACCCTGGGGAAGGACAGTCTGTGATCCACGACGACCCCGAGTCGTTCCGGGAACGCGCGGCGCGCGCCCTGCTCGCCGCGCGTGACCGCACCCGCGCGCTGACCACCTGCGTGGACGACCACGACCTCACCGCCCAGCACTCCCCGCTGATGTCGCCCCTGGTCTGGGACCTGGCGCACATCGGCAACCAGGAGGAGCAGTGGCTGCTGCGCGCGGTCGGCAAGCGGGACGCGCTGCGCCCGGACATCGATTCCGTGTACGACGCCTTCGAGCACCCGAGGGCCGAACGCCCGTCCCTGCCCCTGCTGCCGCCCGCCGAGGCACACGGCTACGTGGCGGACGTCCGCAGCCGGGTCCTGGACGTGCTGGAGAGCAGCCCGCTGCGCGGCGCACCGCTGCTCGACTCCGGCTTCGCCTTCGGCATGATCGCGCAGCACGAGCAGCAGCACGACGAGACCATGCTCATCACCCACCAACTGCGGCGCGGCCCCGTCGCGCTGACGGCCCCCGAGCCCCCGCGGACCACCGACGGCCCGCTCCCCGCCGAAGTGCTGGTGCCCGCAGGGCCGTTCACTATGGGCACCTCCACAGAACCGTGGGCCCTGGACAACGAACGCCCCGCCCACCGCCGTCTCCTGCCGTCCTTCCTGATCGACACGACACCGGTGAGCAACGGCGCCTACCTCGACTTCATCGAGGACGGCGGCTACAGCGAACCGCGCTGGTGGACCGCCGAGGGCTGGGACCACATGCGCGAACACCGCCTGCACGCCCCGCTGTTCTGGCGCCAGGAAGGCGGCCAGTGGCTGCGGCGGCGCTTCGGCGTCACCGAGCCGGTACCGCCGGACGAACCGGTTCTGCACGTGAGCTGGTACGAGGCCGACGCGTACGCACGGTGGGCGGGCCGGCGGCTGCCCACCGAGGAGGAGTGGGAGAAGGCCGCCCGGCACGACCCGGTCAGTGGCCGCTCCCGCCGCTACCCGTGGGGCGACGAGGACCCCGGCCCCACCCACGCCAACCTGGGCCAACGGCACCTGCGCCCCGCCCCCGTCGGCAGCTACCCGGAAGGCGCATCCCCCCTCGGCGTACGCCAGCTCATCGGCGACGTCTGGGAATGGACCGCGAGCGACTTCCTCCCCTACCCCGGCTTCGCCGCCTTCCCCTACCGCGAGTACTCGGAGGTGTTCTTCGGCGGCCCGTACAAGGTGCTGCGCGGCGGCTCCTTCGCCGTCGACCCGGTGGCCTGCCGGGGCACCTTCCGCAACTGGGACCTCCCGGTACGGCGCCAGATCTTCGCCGGCTTCCGCACCGCCCGCGACGCCGACCCGGAGGAGGCATGAGGGCCCCGGCTTCGCCGGGGTACCTCCCCGCCCTCGCCCCCGTACCCATCCCCTTCTCCACCCCCAGGAGTCGATCCTGATGTGCCGCCACATCGCCTACCTGGGGCCGGAGGTTCCCCTGGGCTCCCTGATCACCGCGCCCTCCCACGGCCTGTACCGCCAGTCGTGGCAGCCACGCCACCAGATCCACGGCACCGTCAACGCGGACGGCTTCGGCGTCGGCTGGTACGCGCCCGGCGACCCGGTGCCCGCCCGGTACCGCAAAGGCGGGCCCATCTGGGCCGACACCGGGGTCCTCGACCTGCTCCGGGTGGTGCGCACCACCGCACTGCTCGCCGCCGTCCGGGACGCCACCTTCGCCGGCGCGGACGCCGAGGCGGCCACCGCGCCGTTCGCCGACGGACCGTGGCTTTTCAGCCACAACGGAGCCGTACCGGGCTGGCCCGGCTCCCTGGCCGACCTGGCCGCCGAACTCCCCCCGACCCGCCTCCTCTCCCTCCCGGCCCGCTGCGACTCGGCCTTCCTCTGGGCACTGGTGCACCACCGCCTCAGCGCCGGCATGGACCCCGCCGAGGCACTGGCCGACACCGTCACGGCGGTGTCCGCCGCCGCGCCCGGCGCCCGGCTGAACCTGCTCCTCACCGACGGCGCCACCATCGCCGCGACCACCTGGGGCGACTCCCTCTTCTACCGCGCCGAGCCCGGACGCAGCACCACCGTCGCCTCCGAACCGTACGACGCCTCCCCCCACTGGACCGAGGTCCCCGCGTACACCCTGCTCGCGGCCACGCCCACCGACGTCCTCCTCACCCCGCTCAAGGAGCCCGCCGCGTGAGTCCTCTCACCGTCACCCGCACCCTGCCCGCCGACGCCACCACCGCCGCGCTCCGCGCCGACGTCGCCCACGGCCTGACCCGCACCCCCAAACAGCTCCCGCCCAAATGGTTCTACGACGCCCGGGGCAGCGAACTCTTCGACGAGATCACCACCCTGCCGGACTACTACCCCACCCGCGCCGAACGCGAAATCCTGCTCACCCGATCCCCCGAGATCGCCGCCGCCACCGGCGCCCGCACCCTCGTCGAACTCGGCTCCGGCTCCTCCGACAAGACCCGCCACCTCATCGCGGCCCTGACCGGCCTGCACACCTACGTCCCGGTCGACGTCAGCGAATCCGCCCTGACCGCCGCCGCCGAAACCCTCCTCGACCTCCACCCCTCCCTCACCGTCCACGCCCTGGTAGCCGACTTCCAACAGGGCTTCGCCCTCCCCGGCACCCCCGGCCCCCGCCTCCTCGCCTTCCTGGGCGGCACCATCGGCAACCTCCTCCCCGAAGAACGCACCACCTTCCTCCGCGCCACCCACACCCTCCTCTCCCCCGGCGACGCCCTCCTCCTGGGCACCGACCTGGTAAAGCCCGAACCCACCCTCATCGCCGCCTACGACGACTCCCGGGGCGTCACCGCAGAGTTCAACAAGAACGTCCTCCACGTCATCAACCGAGAACTGGAAGCCGACTTCGACCCGGCCGACTTCCAGCACGTGGCGCTGTGGAACGCGGAGCGCGAGTGGATCGAGATGCGTCTGCGAGCGAAGAAGGAGCTGACGGTGAAGGTCCCGGCACTGGACCTGGCCGTTCCCTTCGCAGAGGGCGAGGAAATCAGGACAGAAATCTCGGCGAAGTTCCGGGAGGAAGGCGTCCGGGACGAACTGAAGGCCGCCGGGTTCGAGATGAGCCGGTGGTGGACGGATGCGGCGGGGCGGTTCGCCCTCTCCTTGGCTGTGCGGAGGTAATCGGCGTACGCATCGAGCCAGGGGCCGAGCGCTCGAAGATGTCCCGTACCCGCCCCTGGCCTGTGAGCGGTGGACGCGCCAGGGGCGTCCCTGGTGCGTCCACCGCGCCACTCCCGAGTGTCAGTGCGGACGGGCGGGATATACCACGGTCAGGTCGGCGTCGGAAGGCCCGTCGCCGCCGCCACGACGGCCGCTTCGACCGTGTCGGCCTGCGCCGCGAAGAGCTCCGTCTGTTCGGCGAAGACCGGTACGGACGCCGACTCCCGGTACCACCGGATGAATCCTTCAGCCATGGCCGGTGGCTCGGCAGCGTGAAGAGGTGCGCATTCTCGTCTCCGGATGACTTCTTGGCCTGCTTGATGGCCGGTTCAGATCTTCTCACGCCCCCAACTCCGCCCCCTCCAGAAAGCCGACCACCAGTCGGCCAGCCACCCCACGGAACTCTTCGAAGTAGGCATGCCGCGCACCAGGCAGCAGGGTCATGCGCGCGTCCGGTATGCGGCCGGCGAGCAAGGGGGCGTTGGGGGTGGGGTTGAGGAGGTCGTCGGTGCCGTGGAGGATCAGGGTGCTGGCTCGGATGGCGGGCAGGTCGTCCCACGCGTTGTGCGTGCGGCTGGCGGTCAGATGGTGGCGGCGGGCGTGGGCGGGCATGGTGGGGTCGCCCATCGTCTGGTGAGGGCCCGGGTGGGTGGCCAGCCAGGTGGGTGTGTACATCAGGGCGGCCAGCGCGTGTTGGGCGGCGGCCGGGTCCGTGGTGGCCAGGGAGCGGCGTACGTCGTTGCTCCGTTCGATGCTGTGCGGGCCGCCGGGGGACGTGCAGCCCAGGATCAGGGAGCGGACCCGTTCGGGGTGGTGGGCGGCCAGTTTCTGGGCCACCCGGCCGCCCATGGAGGTGCCGTAGACATCGGCGCGGTCGATGTCCAGGGCGTCGAGGAGCGTGACGACGTCCCGGGCGAACAGCTCGGTGCTGTGCGGCGCATCGGGCGCGTCGCTGTCGCCGGTGCCCCGGTAGTCGAGGGTCAGGGTGCTCCGGACGGCGTGGAAGTCCTCCCGTACGCCGTCCCACCAGTGGTGGCTGTTGGCCTGGCCGGCGAGCAGGACGAGTACGGGTCCCGTGCCGCGGAGCTGGAAGGCGATACGGGTTCCGTCGGGGGTCGTGACGAGCGGCACGGCGGGCCTCCGCACAGGTCGGGACAGGTCAGGGGAGAGACGCGGCTCAGCGGTCCGCCACCAGCAGCGTCTGCAGGACGCGGCCGCAGTCGCCCGCCGTGTCGGCGAGCTGGCCGAGCGCCAGTCCGGAGCCGGCGGGGCTGGCGGCTGTCGACGAGCGGAGGCAGAGCCATTCACCGACCGGCTCCCGGTGCAGCGCAAGGGTGACGTCGGTGTTGATGACGAACTGGCGGACGTGGTCGAGCTGGAAGGCGACCGCCCAGTTGCTGTCCGCCAGGGTGAGCGCGCGCGTCAGCGGTGTGTCCGGCTCCCCCGCCACCAGGGGGATGCGCTGGCGCGCCCAGACCGTGCCCGGCCCGGGGGTGTCGAAGCCCTTTCCGGGCTCGAAGCGCCATTCCATGGCGGCGATGTAGCCATACGACTGTGTTCCGGCCATGGTGTGCGGTGTCTGCGGGCCGGGCAGGGGCGGTGGTTCGGCCTCCGGGCGCAGGCGTGGGGTGTCGGCCGGGCCGGCGGCCGTGCGCCAGGCCCGTGCCAGCATCACCGTCTCGCCGTTCGCGGTCAGTTCGCCCTCGACCAGTTCCGTACGTCCGCCGGAACGGACGGTGCGCACCTGGACGCGCAGTTCCGCGACGGGTACGGGGCGCGGCAGGTCGACGGTGACGCGGGCTACACGGAATCCCGCACGGGCCTCGTGCTCCTCCATCGCCCGGCCCAGCAGGGCCGAGGGCGGGCCGGCGTGCTGGGACTTCACGCTCCACGGGCCCGCGGTGGCGGGACTGCTTTCGTAGCGGCCGCCACCGAGGCTCCGGTAGAACGCCTGGTCCGCCGCTTCCGGCCCGTCCGGCCCATTCGGCCAAAGATCAGTCATGGGGACTGCCTACTGCACGGCTGCCGGTCCGGGCAATGTCCGTTCAGGAGTTGTGCGGGTACGTGGCCGTGGCGCCCGGCGTCCGGCTACCGGATCCCGCCCTCAGCCGACGTATTCGACCTTCACCGGCGCGGTGTTGTTCTCCTGGTTGGGGTCGATCGCCGGGTCCGAGTCGGCGGAGACGCTGCCCTGCGCGCCCGGGACGCGCTTGTCGATGCGGGCCCGCAGGTAGGTGTTGCGGTCGAGGATTCCGTAGCAGCCCACCAGGCCGTTGCCCTGCGGGGCGCCGCAGTAGAAGTCTTCGCTCGGGTGGTCCCCCTCCTTGTTCGGCACCACGCTGACGCCTGCGGGCAGCTTCACCCGTATCATGCCGCCCTTGAAGTTCCGCGGGTAGGGCACCTGCGTGTCGACCACCTGGCCGATCTTGCCCTTGATGGTGAATCCGACGGCCTGGAGGTCGTTGATCTGGTTCGTGCTGAAGTCCAGGGTGCTGCCGGCCATCTCGGCCTTCCAGTACGCGGACGGGGTGAAGTCGTCCCCGCTGCCGTCGACGGGGCGCACGCCCAGCGGTCCGCCGGTTCCGCGCGGTGACGAGGCGGGCAGCAGGGTGTTGTCGAGGGGGTCGTGCGCCCGGAGCACGGTGTAGTGGACCTTGCCGTACATCGCGGTCTTGTCGACCACGGCCGTCAGCGGGCCGTCGGTCTCGACGGCTGCCCCGGCGGGCAGCGGGCCGGGCAGCTCGCACAGTGCCTTGGTGGGGGCGACGGCCTTGTCGTAGCGGCAGTTGCTGTACTGCGTGCGCAGCGTCGCTTCCTGCGCCGTCAGCAGCACGAGGAAACTGTCGTCGATCGCGGTGTCACCCTTGTTGCCGAAGGCGGGCGTCACCCGCAGTTCGGAACCGGGCTGCACCTCGGTGAGCGGCTTGTTCTGCCGGGCGGTCAGGACCGGCGCCCCCATGACGACGTGGGTGGTGTGCCGGACGGTGGGGGCGTTGGTGCTGGTCACGGTGATGTTCATGGCACCGACAGGGCCGAGCGCCGCACCCGGCTCCGGCAGCAGGCGGAACGGGGTGAACAGCGCGCCCTGCTGGATGTCGCCCAGCGCGCAGGTCATGACGGAGCCCGAGCGCTTGCAGTGGTAGCCCGTGTTCTCCCAGGCGACGCGTACCTTGCCCTTGAGGAC
Proteins encoded in this region:
- a CDS encoding carboxylesterase/lipase family protein, whose protein sequence is MSLHHPHHHPAPVVTTAQGAVRGLRQDGSAVFMNIPYAAPPVGPGRFAPPRPHAPWDGVRDATMPGPNAPQSARDLGNLDMTPYFGAGWSRGEDYLTVTVRTPQDADGGLPVMVFVHGGGFVAGSTRSALYDGAGFARDGVVLVTLNYRLGIAGFLDLPGAPANRGLLDVVAALRWVRENIAAFGGDPDRVTLFGQSAGATIVGGVLAAPEAAGLVRRAIVQSGSGLGAFSTEQAARVTRAAAADLGVQPHADAFADLDDARLVETAARLADIRLRTATHRDPLLGLSPFSLVLDTQPAAAVAAGAASDVDLLIGTNAEEGNLYLAPVGRYTTSTGTDVDAVAADAHPDPARLVRTYRTTRPGASAGALRSAVMGDALFGAGTWALASAHAAHQESATFGYEFAWRSRALDGTLGAAHAVELPFVFDRTDLPGLRGPGGLLGPGAPPADLAARMHRSWVRFAATGSPGWDPYDTGRRTTMRIDAEWTLTDDPRAPERRVWAA
- the egtC gene encoding ergothioneine biosynthesis protein EgtC, with amino-acid sequence MCRHIAYLGPEVPLGSLITAPSHGLYRQSWQPRHQIHGTVNADGFGVGWYAPGDPVPARYRKGGPIWADTGVLDLLRVVRTTALLAAVRDATFAGADAEAATAPFADGPWLFSHNGAVPGWPGSLADLAAELPPTRLLSLPARCDSAFLWALVHHRLSAGMDPAEALADTVTAVSAAAPGARLNLLLTDGATIAATTWGDSLFYRAEPGRSTTVASEPYDASPHWTEVPAYTLLAATPTDVLLTPLKEPAA
- a CDS encoding alpha/beta fold hydrolase, which produces MPLVTTPDGTRIAFQLRGTGPVLVLLAGQANSHHWWDGVREDFHAVRSTLTLDYRGTGDSDAPDAPHSTELFARDVVTLLDALDIDRADVYGTSMGGRVAQKLAAHHPERVRSLILGCTSPGGPHSIERSNDVRRSLATTDPAAAQHALAALMYTPTWLATHPGPHQTMGDPTMPAHARRHHLTASRTHNAWDDLPAIRASTLILHGTDDLLNPTPNAPLLAGRIPDARMTLLPGARHAYFEEFRGVAGRLVVGFLEGAELGA
- the egtB gene encoding ergothioneine biosynthesis protein EgtB, whose protein sequence is MHDDPESFRERAARALLAARDRTRALTTCVDDHDLTAQHSPLMSPLVWDLAHIGNQEEQWLLRAVGKRDALRPDIDSVYDAFEHPRAERPSLPLLPPAEAHGYVADVRSRVLDVLESSPLRGAPLLDSGFAFGMIAQHEQQHDETMLITHQLRRGPVALTAPEPPRTTDGPLPAEVLVPAGPFTMGTSTEPWALDNERPAHRRLLPSFLIDTTPVSNGAYLDFIEDGGYSEPRWWTAEGWDHMREHRLHAPLFWRQEGGQWLRRRFGVTEPVPPDEPVLHVSWYEADAYARWAGRRLPTEEEWEKAARHDPVSGRSRRYPWGDEDPGPTHANLGQRHLRPAPVGSYPEGASPLGVRQLIGDVWEWTASDFLPYPGFAAFPYREYSEVFFGGPYKVLRGGSFAVDPVACRGTFRNWDLPVRRQIFAGFRTARDADPEEA
- the egtD gene encoding L-histidine N(alpha)-methyltransferase; translated protein: MSPLTVTRTLPADATTAALRADVAHGLTRTPKQLPPKWFYDARGSELFDEITTLPDYYPTRAEREILLTRSPEIAAATGARTLVELGSGSSDKTRHLIAALTGLHTYVPVDVSESALTAAAETLLDLHPSLTVHALVADFQQGFALPGTPGPRLLAFLGGTIGNLLPEERTTFLRATHTLLSPGDALLLGTDLVKPEPTLIAAYDDSRGVTAEFNKNVLHVINRELEADFDPADFQHVALWNAEREWIEMRLRAKKELTVKVPALDLAVPFAEGEEIRTEISAKFREEGVRDELKAAGFEMSRWWTDAAGRFALSLAVRR
- a CDS encoding thioesterase family protein encodes the protein MTDLWPNGPDGPEAADQAFYRSLGGGRYESSPATAGPWSVKSQHAGPPSALLGRAMEEHEARAGFRVARVTVDLPRPVPVAELRVQVRTVRSGGRTELVEGELTANGETVMLARAWRTAAGPADTPRLRPEAEPPPLPGPQTPHTMAGTQSYGYIAAMEWRFEPGKGFDTPGPGTVWARQRIPLVAGEPDTPLTRALTLADSNWAVAFQLDHVRQFVINTDVTLALHREPVGEWLCLRSSTAASPAGSGLALGQLADTAGDCGRVLQTLLVADR
- the egtA gene encoding ergothioneine biosynthesis glutamate--cysteine ligase EgtA, encoding MPARPAVTEAELEAHLRGICFKTGPPRRLGVEIEWLVHDAHNPRCPVDPVRHREAATALRALPLRSALTFEPGGQLELSSLPATSLTACIEAVSADLALVRPAMRELGLGMAGHGHNPWHPPRRVLTEPRYNAMEAYFDRWGDAGRSMMCGTASVQVCLDAGHEEPGPLGLGRRWRLAHLLGAVLLAAFANSPVSEGCPTGYRSTRQVVWSQMDPARTLAPSDGPDPRAAWAGYVLDAPVMCVRSDDGPWDAPEGLTFRDWVRTGAPRPPTQEDLDYHVTTLFPPVRPRGHLELRMIDAQPGDGGWIVPLAVTAALFDDPEAAESAYRVVKPLAETAGSRPAPRNPLWRHATRGALTDPELRAAALACFTIAQEALPRLGAPAEVREAVAGFTERYVARGRCPADDLLDGAYGDEVYAHGACAGEPVPAAAPPGPAEAAEPAGTAPAPPEPVPRPPAAPPVGTADAPHEDELTLGKDSL